One part of the Anaeromyxobacter sp. Fw109-5 genome encodes these proteins:
- a CDS encoding carboxymuconolactone decarboxylase family protein: MSQKKLPENFLRFTKTHPEIYAAFEELGRRLHESGPLSERERRLVKLGIAVGLGTEGGVHSAVRFATAGGCSREDLAHVVRLAITTIGWPSALAAMSWVDDLAGEEE, encoded by the coding sequence ATGTCCCAGAAGAAGCTCCCCGAGAACTTCCTGCGCTTCACCAAGACCCACCCCGAGATCTACGCCGCCTTCGAGGAGCTGGGGCGGCGGCTCCACGAGAGCGGCCCGCTCTCCGAGCGCGAACGCAGGCTCGTGAAGCTCGGGATCGCGGTGGGGCTCGGGACGGAGGGGGGCGTCCACTCCGCCGTGCGCTTCGCCACCGCGGGCGGCTGCTCGCGAGAGGATCTCGCGCACGTCGTCCGGCTCGCCATCACCACCATCGGCTGGCCCTCGGCGCTCGCCGCCATGAGCTGGGTCGACGACCTCGCCGGCGAGGAGGAGTAG
- a CDS encoding ABC transporter ATP-binding protein, with product MSVAGVRLSLESLSKSYGAVAALRDVTLSVADGELLAVVGPSGCGKSTLLSLVAGLDAPTAGVVRIDGRVVNELSPRERDVAMVFQSYALYPHMSVRRNLAFPLEVAGVPRRERAARVEEVAALLGLGPLLERRPAALSGGQRQRVALGRALVRRPKVFLLDEPLSNLDAALRLGVRAELKKLHERLGATFVYVTHDQAEAMTLADRIAVLRDGALEQVGTPREIYGAPATAFVARFVGTPPVNLVAPEVLGLPPGAFDVALRPEDLRVSRAEAPGLDARVWLVEPIGSETWVTVERAGTRLVARCDAAFDAPPGAPVRIAFDPSRLHRFDRATGRRSTFV from the coding sequence GTGAGCGTGGCCGGGGTCCGCCTCTCCCTCGAGTCGCTCTCGAAGTCGTACGGCGCGGTCGCCGCGCTCCGCGACGTGACCCTCTCCGTCGCCGACGGCGAGCTGCTCGCGGTGGTCGGCCCGTCCGGCTGCGGGAAGTCCACCCTGCTCTCGCTCGTGGCCGGCCTCGACGCGCCCACCGCCGGGGTCGTGCGCATCGACGGGCGCGTGGTGAACGAGCTCTCCCCGCGCGAGCGGGACGTGGCGATGGTGTTCCAGAGCTACGCGCTCTACCCACACATGTCGGTGCGCCGGAACCTGGCCTTCCCGCTCGAGGTGGCGGGCGTCCCGCGCCGGGAGCGCGCGGCGCGCGTCGAGGAGGTGGCCGCGCTGCTCGGCCTCGGCCCGCTCCTCGAGCGCCGCCCGGCGGCCCTCTCCGGCGGTCAGCGCCAGCGCGTCGCGCTGGGCCGCGCGCTGGTCCGGCGCCCGAAGGTGTTCCTCCTCGACGAGCCGCTCTCGAACCTCGACGCGGCGCTGCGGCTCGGCGTCCGCGCCGAGCTGAAGAAGCTGCACGAGCGGCTGGGCGCGACCTTCGTGTACGTGACGCACGATCAGGCGGAGGCGATGACGCTCGCGGACCGCATCGCCGTGCTGCGCGACGGCGCGCTCGAGCAGGTGGGGACGCCGCGCGAGATCTACGGCGCGCCGGCCACCGCGTTCGTGGCGCGCTTCGTCGGGACCCCTCCCGTGAACCTCGTCGCGCCGGAGGTGCTCGGCCTCCCTCCGGGCGCCTTCGACGTCGCGCTGCGGCCCGAGGACCTGCGGGTCTCGCGCGCGGAGGCGCCCGGGCTCGACGCGCGCGTCTGGCTCGTCGAGCCCATCGGCTCCGAGACCTGGGTCACCGTGGAGCGCGCCGGGACGCGCCTCGTCGCGCGCTGCGACGCCGCGTTCGACGCGCCGCCCGGCGCGCCGGTGCGGATCGCGTTCGATCCGTCCCGCCTGCACCGCTTCGACCGCGCCACGGGGCGGCGGTCGACCTTTGTCTGA